A genome region from Coffea arabica cultivar ET-39 chromosome 7e, Coffea Arabica ET-39 HiFi, whole genome shotgun sequence includes the following:
- the LOC113702194 gene encoding metal transporter Nramp7.2 isoform X2 yields MLAEIAVIAADIPEVIGTAFALNILFRIPIWSGVLLAGLNTLVLLGLQRYGIRLLEGVIGILLLVLGGCFFSMMVHARPSVKEIAMGLVIPRLSGGSATRDAVALLGALIMPHNLFLHSALVISRKITRSPDGIRSASRCFLLESSLALLFAFLINVAVIAVSGSVCSYPNISSESKKQCKNITLDSAAFLLKDALGKWSSKLYAISLLASGQSSTVTGTYAGQYIMQGFLDLRMKLWLRNLLTRCIAIAPSLVVCSVGGSAGAGRLIIIASMILSFELPFALIPLLKFTGSAAKMGLHKNSIVVSLCTWLLGLCSIAINIYFLSTSLLGWITNKKMPKAASILSGLLIFPLITLYIALLAYLILKPETASQGSTDFDTDSNHHDEAEVEPRAEFNHTQRTGEIEIDSITCS; encoded by the exons ATGCTTGCTGAGATTGCTGTGATAGCTGCTGATATCCCAGAAG TAATTGGCACAGCTTTTGCACTCAACATTCTCTTCCGGATACCAATATGGTCAGGGGTGTTGCTAGCAGGTCTAAACACTCTTGTTTTGCTTGGTTTGCAGCGCTATGGC ATAAGGTTGCTTGAAGGCGTAATCGGCATACTATTGTTGGTCTTGGGTGGTTGCTTCTTCTCTATGATGGTGCATGCTAGGCCTAGTGTTAAGGAGATTGCTATGGGGTTGGTTATTCCCAGATTGAGCGGTGGAAGTGCCACAAGAGATGCCGTTGCTCTTTTAGGAGCCTTGATCATGCC gcacaatctttttcttcattcGGCTTTAGTCATCTCCAGAAAGATAACCCGTTCCCCAGATGGTATCAGG AGCGCAAGCAGATGCTTCTTGCTCGAAAGCAGTTTAGCTCTCTTATTTGCATTCCTGATAAACGTTGCAGTTATAGCTGTTAGTGGTAGCGTTTGCTCGTATCCAAACATCTCCtcagagagcaagaaacaatgcAAAAATATCACTCTTGACTCCGCTGCTTTTCTGCTTAAG GACGCTTTAGGCAAGTGGAGCTCAAAGCTCTATGCTATCTCTTTGCTTGCTTCGGGTCAGAGTTCAACTGTTACAGGAACCTATGCAGGCCAGTATATTATGCAG GGTTTTTTAGATTTGAGAATGAAGCTGTGGCTGCGAAATTTGCTAACAAGATGCATTGCCATAGCTCCAAGCTTGGTGGTCTGCAGTGTAGGCGGATCTGCAGGAGCTGGCAGGCTAATCATCATTGCTTCT ATGATCTTGTCCTTTGAGCTCCCATTTGCACTAATTCCCCTGCTCAAGTTCACAGGCAGTGCGGCAAAAATGGGGCTCCATAAGAATTCTATTGTG GTATCTCTGTGCACTTGGCTCTTGGGACTTTGCTCAATTGCGATCAACATATATTTCTTGAGTACAAGTCTGCTGGGATGGATTACAAACAAGAAGATGCCCAAGGCTGCAAGCATTCTTTCAGGACTTCTAATCTTTCCGCTAATTACACTATACATTGCACTGTTGGCATACTTGATATTGAAGCCAGAAACCGCTTCCCAAGGTTCCACGGATTTTGATACAGATTCAAACCACCACGATGAAGCAGAAGTCGAGCCAAGAGCAGAATTCAACCATACCCAGAGAACTGGCGAGATTGAAATCGATAGCATTACTTGCAGTTAG
- the LOC113701188 gene encoding uncharacterized protein, translating into MQCMKLLWFSSIPSQLYKPLDSKPDNPLKFNPRVQLLRSSKPYYAAKTDEHENGQNSVKTLPLPSHVKTITSTSNPFVKHCLKLRQSSSYRHSHGSVILVGSTPIRELYRFQNKIEDGLTAIECLLVLDNTNVPEYLNNQSIRHVKVSSLVMKKLSGLQSTDSIDMAALIRIPSTFHSIGSYLKEEDCHKWFPSPYRILVLDGVQDPGNLGTLLRSAMAFRWDGVFLLSDCCDPFNDKALRASRGASFQLPIVSGGWTHLDALRRVFHMKIVAGHPAKGAEAKPVSCLSQDYANSLVETPLCLVLGREGNGLSETSKQECELVSIPMAGEFESLNVSVAGGIFLYMLQPRKI; encoded by the exons ATGCAATGCATGAAGCTTCTCTGGTTCTCATCTATTCCTTCACAGCTGTATAAACCACTAGATTCTAAGCCCGATAACCCATTGAAATTTAACCCCAGAGTTCAACTTCTGCGTAGCTCAAAACCTTATTATGCTGCAAAAACTGATGAACATGAAAATGGCCAGAATTCAGTAAAGACTCTACCTTTACCTTCCCATGTGAAAACCATCACCAGCACATCAAACCCATTTGTGAAGCATTGTTTAAAGCTTCGCCAGAGCTCTTCTTATCGCCACTCTCATGGCTCAGTCATTCTCGTGGGCTCTACTCCTATAAG GGAGCTATACAGAtttcaaaacaaaattgaagatggacTTACTGCAATAGAATGCTTACTTGTGCTTGATAACACTAATGTTCCTGAATACTTGAATAATCAGTCAATTCGACATGTCAAAGTTAGTTCACTGGTGATGAAGAAACTTTCTGGGCTGCAATCAACTGATTCCATTGACATGGCTGCGCTAATAAGAATTCCCTCAACATTTCATAGCATTGGTAGTTATCTGAAAGAAGAAGATTGTCATAAATGGTTCCCATCTCCTTATCGGATATTAGTCCTAGATGGAGTTCAG GACCCTGGTAATCTTGGCACGCTTCTTAGGTCAGCTATGGCCTTTAGATGG GATGGTGTGTTCTTACTTTCTGACTGTTGTGACCCATTCAATGATAAAGCCCTACGAGCAAGTCGAGGAGCCTCCTTTCAGCTTCCTATAGTGTCTGGTGGTTGGACGCATTTAGATGCTCTAAGAAGAGTTTTTCACATGAAGATTGTGGCTGGCCATCCTGCAAAAGGTGCGGAAGCAAAACCAGTTTCTTGCCTTTCTCAAGACTACGCAAACTCTTTAGTTGAAACTCCGTTATGCCTTGTTTTGGGCCGTGAAGGAAATGGTCTTTCTgaaacaagtaaacaagaatgCGAGCTTGTAAGCATTCCAATGGCGGGGGAGTTTGAGTCTCTCAATGTTTCAGTAGCTGGTGGGATATTCCTCTACATGTTACAGCCCAGGAAGATTTAA
- the LOC113702194 gene encoding metal transporter Nramp7.2 isoform X1: MAALVQIKETSSPWKKLLGYIGPGILVSVAYLDPGNLETDLQAGADHKYELLWIVFAGLLFALLIQSRSANLGVATGKHLSEHCKKEYPKSVNICLWMLAEIAVIAADIPEVIGTAFALNILFRIPIWSGVLLAGLNTLVLLGLQRYGIRLLEGVIGILLLVLGGCFFSMMVHARPSVKEIAMGLVIPRLSGGSATRDAVALLGALIMPHNLFLHSALVISRKITRSPDGIRSASRCFLLESSLALLFAFLINVAVIAVSGSVCSYPNISSESKKQCKNITLDSAAFLLKDALGKWSSKLYAISLLASGQSSTVTGTYAGQYIMQGFLDLRMKLWLRNLLTRCIAIAPSLVVCSVGGSAGAGRLIIIASMILSFELPFALIPLLKFTGSAAKMGLHKNSIVVSLCTWLLGLCSIAINIYFLSTSLLGWITNKKMPKAASILSGLLIFPLITLYIALLAYLILKPETASQGSTDFDTDSNHHDEAEVEPRAEFNHTQRTGEIEIDSITCS, translated from the exons ATGGCAGCATTAGTTCAAATCAAGGAGACATCATCTCCATGGAAGAAGCTCCTAGGCTATATAGGTCCTGGGATTTTAGTTTCTGTGGCATATCTTGATCCTGGGAATT TGGAGACAGATTTGCAAGCTGGTGCTGACCACAAATACGAG TTGCTATGGATTGTCTTTGCTGGGCTTTTATTCGCGCTTTTGATTCAATCTCGATCAGCAAATCTAGGGGTGGCCACAG GAAAACATTTATCTGAACACTGCAAGAAAGAATATCCAAAATCAGTGAACATTTGTCTCTGGATGCTTGCTGAGATTGCTGTGATAGCTGCTGATATCCCAGAAG TAATTGGCACAGCTTTTGCACTCAACATTCTCTTCCGGATACCAATATGGTCAGGGGTGTTGCTAGCAGGTCTAAACACTCTTGTTTTGCTTGGTTTGCAGCGCTATGGC ATAAGGTTGCTTGAAGGCGTAATCGGCATACTATTGTTGGTCTTGGGTGGTTGCTTCTTCTCTATGATGGTGCATGCTAGGCCTAGTGTTAAGGAGATTGCTATGGGGTTGGTTATTCCCAGATTGAGCGGTGGAAGTGCCACAAGAGATGCCGTTGCTCTTTTAGGAGCCTTGATCATGCC gcacaatctttttcttcattcGGCTTTAGTCATCTCCAGAAAGATAACCCGTTCCCCAGATGGTATCAGG AGCGCAAGCAGATGCTTCTTGCTCGAAAGCAGTTTAGCTCTCTTATTTGCATTCCTGATAAACGTTGCAGTTATAGCTGTTAGTGGTAGCGTTTGCTCGTATCCAAACATCTCCtcagagagcaagaaacaatgcAAAAATATCACTCTTGACTCCGCTGCTTTTCTGCTTAAG GACGCTTTAGGCAAGTGGAGCTCAAAGCTCTATGCTATCTCTTTGCTTGCTTCGGGTCAGAGTTCAACTGTTACAGGAACCTATGCAGGCCAGTATATTATGCAG GGTTTTTTAGATTTGAGAATGAAGCTGTGGCTGCGAAATTTGCTAACAAGATGCATTGCCATAGCTCCAAGCTTGGTGGTCTGCAGTGTAGGCGGATCTGCAGGAGCTGGCAGGCTAATCATCATTGCTTCT ATGATCTTGTCCTTTGAGCTCCCATTTGCACTAATTCCCCTGCTCAAGTTCACAGGCAGTGCGGCAAAAATGGGGCTCCATAAGAATTCTATTGTG GTATCTCTGTGCACTTGGCTCTTGGGACTTTGCTCAATTGCGATCAACATATATTTCTTGAGTACAAGTCTGCTGGGATGGATTACAAACAAGAAGATGCCCAAGGCTGCAAGCATTCTTTCAGGACTTCTAATCTTTCCGCTAATTACACTATACATTGCACTGTTGGCATACTTGATATTGAAGCCAGAAACCGCTTCCCAAGGTTCCACGGATTTTGATACAGATTCAAACCACCACGATGAAGCAGAAGTCGAGCCAAGAGCAGAATTCAACCATACCCAGAGAACTGGCGAGATTGAAATCGATAGCATTACTTGCAGTTAG
- the LOC113702195 gene encoding probable glycosyltransferase At5g03795 isoform X2 produces the protein MSAAKPTQTPPTAAICTLQGSLLTLAIVTLLSFTCLSIKSLNSPSISSSTPPSTTLFAPQVRVVDKDGINQAERVEGEDEVSSDVFHSPEVFRLNYAEMERKFKVYIYRDGDPKTYYQTPRKLTGKYASEGYFFQNIRESRFITDDPDKADLFFIPISCHKMRGLATSYENMTVIVKEYVESLIAKYPYWNRTLGADHFFVVCQDVGVRATEGLPFLVKNSIRVACSPSYDVGFIPHKDVALPQVLQPFALPRGGNDVENRTILGYWAGSRNSKIRVILAREWMNDTELYVKDSRISRATGELVYQKKFYRSKFCICPGGSQVNSARIADSIHYGCIPGSNLAFQYSCDSRVTLFESNGGCTLSFTYS, from the exons ATGTCGGCGGCAAAACCCACACAAACCCCGCCAACAGCTGCCATCTGCACTCTTCAGGGGTCCCTCCTAACTCTAGCCATTGTCACTCTTCTCTCATTCACTTGTCTCTCTATCAAATCCCTCAATTCCCCTTCTATCTCATCATCTACACCACCTTCCACCACTCTTTTCGCCCCTCAG GTGCGTGTTGTAGATAAAGATGGAATCAATCAAGCAGAGAGGGTAGAGGGGGAAGATGAAGTGTCGTCCGATGTATTTCATTCGCCAGAGGTATTTCGGTTGAATTATGCGGAAATGGAAAGGAAGTTTAAGGTGTACATTTACCGGGATGGTGATCCCAAAACTTATTATCAGACGCCGAGGAAGCTGACCGGGAAGTATGCAAGTGAGGGCTACTTTTTTCAGAATATTAGGGAGAGTAGATTCATTACCGATGATCCGGATAAGGCTGACTTGTTTTTCATCCCAATCTCTTGTCATAAGATGAGAGGACTG GCTACATCATATGAAAACATGACCGTGATTGTGAAGGAGTATGTTGAGAGTTTAATAGCCAAGTACCCTTATTGGAATAGGACCCTGGGTGCAGATCACTTCTTTGTAGTTTGTCAAGATGTTGGAGTCAGGGCAACAGAAGGACTTCCTTTTCTTGTGAAGAACTCAATACGGGTTGCATGCTCCCCAAGCTATGATGTTGGGTTTATTCCACACAAAGATGTTGCTCTTCCCCAAGTGCTGCAGCCTTTTGCCCTTCCACGGGGAGGAAATGATGTTGAAAACAG GACCATACTTGGTTACTGGGCTGGTAGTAGGAACTCTAAAATCAGGGTTATTTTGGCACGTGAATGGATGAATGACACAGAACTTTATGTCAAAGACAGCAGAATAAGCAGGGCTACTGGAGAACTGGTgtatcaaaagaaattttacaGGTCTAAATTCTGCATCTGCCCTGGTGGCTCCCAGGTCAATAGTGCTCGCATAGCAGATTCCATACATTATGGGTGTATTCCTG GCAGCAACCTGGCATTTCAGTATTCTTGTGACAGTAGAGTAACACTTTTTGAAAGCAATGGGGGTTGCACCTTGTCTTTTACCTACTCCTAG
- the LOC113702195 gene encoding probable glycosyltransferase At5g03795 isoform X1: MSAAKPTQTPPTAAICTLQGSLLTLAIVTLLSFTCLSIKSLNSPSISSSTPPSTTLFAPQVRVVDKDGINQAERVEGEDEVSSDVFHSPEVFRLNYAEMERKFKVYIYRDGDPKTYYQTPRKLTGKYASEGYFFQNIRESRFITDDPDKADLFFIPISCHKMRGLATSYENMTVIVKEYVESLIAKYPYWNRTLGADHFFVVCQDVGVRATEGLPFLVKNSIRVACSPSYDVGFIPHKDVALPQVLQPFALPRGGNDVENRTILGYWAGSRNSKIRVILAREWMNDTELYVKDSRISRATGELVYQKKFYRSKFCICPGGSQVNSARIADSIHYGCIPVILSDYYDLPFNDILDWKKFSVILKQKDVYQLKQILKSITQTEFVSLHNNLVKIQKHFQWNTPPVKYDAFHMVMYELWLRHYLIKY; encoded by the exons ATGTCGGCGGCAAAACCCACACAAACCCCGCCAACAGCTGCCATCTGCACTCTTCAGGGGTCCCTCCTAACTCTAGCCATTGTCACTCTTCTCTCATTCACTTGTCTCTCTATCAAATCCCTCAATTCCCCTTCTATCTCATCATCTACACCACCTTCCACCACTCTTTTCGCCCCTCAG GTGCGTGTTGTAGATAAAGATGGAATCAATCAAGCAGAGAGGGTAGAGGGGGAAGATGAAGTGTCGTCCGATGTATTTCATTCGCCAGAGGTATTTCGGTTGAATTATGCGGAAATGGAAAGGAAGTTTAAGGTGTACATTTACCGGGATGGTGATCCCAAAACTTATTATCAGACGCCGAGGAAGCTGACCGGGAAGTATGCAAGTGAGGGCTACTTTTTTCAGAATATTAGGGAGAGTAGATTCATTACCGATGATCCGGATAAGGCTGACTTGTTTTTCATCCCAATCTCTTGTCATAAGATGAGAGGACTG GCTACATCATATGAAAACATGACCGTGATTGTGAAGGAGTATGTTGAGAGTTTAATAGCCAAGTACCCTTATTGGAATAGGACCCTGGGTGCAGATCACTTCTTTGTAGTTTGTCAAGATGTTGGAGTCAGGGCAACAGAAGGACTTCCTTTTCTTGTGAAGAACTCAATACGGGTTGCATGCTCCCCAAGCTATGATGTTGGGTTTATTCCACACAAAGATGTTGCTCTTCCCCAAGTGCTGCAGCCTTTTGCCCTTCCACGGGGAGGAAATGATGTTGAAAACAG GACCATACTTGGTTACTGGGCTGGTAGTAGGAACTCTAAAATCAGGGTTATTTTGGCACGTGAATGGATGAATGACACAGAACTTTATGTCAAAGACAGCAGAATAAGCAGGGCTACTGGAGAACTGGTgtatcaaaagaaattttacaGGTCTAAATTCTGCATCTGCCCTGGTGGCTCCCAGGTCAATAGTGCTCGCATAGCAGATTCCATACATTATGGGTGTATTCCTG TGATACTTTCTGACTATTATGACTTGCCATTCAATGACATCCTTGACTGGAAGAAATTTTCAGTCATTCTCAAGCAGAAAGATGTTTATCAGCTGAAGCAAATCCTCAAAAGCATAACTCAAACAGAATTTGTTTCTTTGCACAATAATCTAGTCAAG ATTCAGAAGCATTTTCAGTGGAATACACCTCCTGTCAAATACGATGCTTTTCATATGGTCATGTATGAACTCTGGTTGCGCCACTATTTGATCAAGTACTAA